One window of the Emcibacter sp. genome contains the following:
- a CDS encoding tRNA1(Val) (adenine(37)-N6)-methyltransferase, translating into MTDLNDIDHTTDDFLGGIVRLHQPRRGYRVAMDTVLLAASLELKPGERVLDVGAGTGGILTCLAGRLGDDSSDLTLHGIELQPLHVLFARENAALNGFDDRIRYFEGDIVAPPETCEKNSYHHVVSNPPYYEKGMHTASPQENRALAHTGSHLSLADWISCCLKMVRPRGYLSLIQKADRLDDILSALQGKAGEVVVFPVWPDDCGDAGRVIVRTRKDSRAPLALKRGLVVHKSEGGYTDRAEAVLRHGQKLTIA; encoded by the coding sequence ATGACAGACTTAAATGATATCGATCATACAACCGATGATTTTCTGGGCGGCATTGTCCGGCTGCATCAGCCGCGCCGGGGCTATCGTGTGGCGATGGATACAGTTCTTCTGGCGGCAAGCCTTGAGCTAAAGCCGGGTGAGCGGGTCCTGGATGTGGGTGCGGGAACCGGCGGTATCCTGACCTGTCTGGCCGGCAGGCTTGGCGACGATTCCTCGGACCTGACCCTGCACGGGATCGAGTTGCAGCCGCTGCATGTGCTGTTTGCCAGGGAAAATGCAGCACTCAACGGATTTGATGACCGGATAAGATATTTTGAAGGGGATATTGTGGCCCCGCCGGAGACTTGCGAAAAAAACAGCTATCACCATGTGGTCAGCAATCCGCCCTATTATGAAAAGGGCATGCATACCGCCTCGCCGCAGGAAAACCGGGCGCTCGCCCATACAGGCAGTCACCTGTCCCTGGCGGACTGGATTTCCTGTTGTCTTAAGATGGTCAGGCCCAGGGGATACCTGAGCCTGATCCAGAAGGCGGACCGTCTTGACGATATCCTGTCCGCGCTGCAGGGAAAGGCCGGAGAGGTCGTCGTCTTTCCGGTCTGGCCGGATGATTGTGGCGATGCCGGGCGGGTAATTGTGCGGACCCGGAAAGACAGCCGGGCGCCGCTAGCCTTGAAACGGGGGCTGGTCGTGCATAAATCCGAAGGCGGATATACGGACCGGGCCGAAGCGGTTTTGAGACATGGACAAAAGCTCACGATTGCGTAA
- a CDS encoding S49 family peptidase, with product MIKKTRELLAKLPIPFLGDAAPVVSVLPLEGVIGTSGRFSEALNLAGIEKRIDAAFDAYGLKAVALAINSPGGSPVQSELIMRRIRKLSEEKKIPVYAFAEDVAASGGYMLALAGEEIYGSAASIIGSIGVISAGFGFDKAIEKVGVDRRVYTAGENKSILDPFQPEKDEDVKFLKEIQKEIHAFFKDMVKERRGEKLKGTQKVMFSGKFWTGTEAEKMGLIDGIGDLQTVMKEKFGEKTKFNRVEGEKGFIKSLLGLGGRKSAVSREIMAVLDERVHWGRFGL from the coding sequence ATGATCAAAAAAACCAGAGAACTTCTTGCAAAACTTCCCATTCCTTTTCTTGGCGATGCCGCCCCGGTGGTCTCCGTTCTGCCGCTGGAAGGGGTGATCGGCACATCGGGCAGGTTCAGCGAGGCGTTAAATCTGGCAGGAATTGAAAAACGCATTGACGCGGCCTTTGATGCTTACGGTCTGAAGGCGGTGGCGCTGGCCATCAATTCCCCCGGCGGCTCCCCGGTGCAGAGCGAACTGATCATGCGCCGTATCCGCAAACTGTCTGAAGAAAAGAAAATCCCGGTTTATGCCTTTGCCGAGGATGTGGCCGCATCCGGCGGTTACATGCTGGCCCTGGCCGGGGAAGAAATTTATGGCAGCGCCGCCTCTATCATCGGCAGCATCGGTGTGATTTCCGCCGGCTTCGGGTTCGACAAGGCTATTGAAAAGGTGGGCGTCGACCGGCGTGTCTATACGGCCGGGGAAAATAAATCCATTCTCGATCCGTTCCAGCCGGAAAAGGATGAGGATGTGAAATTCCTCAAGGAAATCCAGAAGGAAATTCATGCCTTCTTCAAGGATATGGTCAAGGAACGTCGCGGCGAGAAGCTGAAGGGGACCCAGAAGGTTATGTTCTCCGGTAAATTCTGGACCGGGACCGAGGCCGAGAAGATGGGACTCATCGACGGCATCGGCGACTTGCAGACGGTGATGAAAGAAAAATTCGGCGAAAAAACCAAATTCAACCGGGTTGAAGGTGAAAAGGGCTTCATCAAGAGCCTGCTTGGTCTGGGCGGTCGAAAAAGCGCCGTATCCCGCGAAATTATGGCGGTGCTGGACGAACGTGTCCACTGGGGACGTTTCGGGCTCTAG
- a CDS encoding glycine--tRNA ligase subunit alpha, with the protein MTASAQDAADRKETAFQYLILKLQKYWADQGCVVLQPYDLEMGAGTFQSATTLRSLGSKPWKAAYVQPCRRPTDGRYGENPNRLQHYYQFQVALKPSPENIQQLYLDSLKVLGIDAMEHDIRFVEDDWESPTLGAWGLGWEVWCDGMEVSQFTYFQQVGGFDCKPVMGELTYGLERLAMYIQGVDNVYDLDWNGLPESEGGVKYGDVFLQSEKEFSAYNFEIANTEMLFSHFADAEKECADILRQGVEDGKYYPLPAYDQCIKASHVFNLLDARGVISVTERQAYIGRVRALAKACCEAYLKSIGEGEA; encoded by the coding sequence ATGACTGCCTCAGCGCAAGACGCGGCGGACCGCAAGGAAACCGCCTTTCAGTATTTGATACTGAAACTTCAGAAATACTGGGCCGATCAGGGCTGCGTGGTTCTGCAGCCCTATGACCTGGAGATGGGGGCAGGAACCTTTCAGTCCGCGACCACCCTGCGTTCACTGGGCTCCAAGCCCTGGAAGGCCGCTTACGTACAGCCCTGCCGCCGTCCGACAGACGGCCGCTATGGGGAAAACCCGAACCGGTTGCAGCATTATTACCAGTTTCAGGTGGCTCTTAAGCCGTCGCCGGAAAACATCCAGCAGCTTTACCTCGACAGCCTGAAGGTTCTTGGCATTGACGCCATGGAGCATGACATCCGCTTTGTCGAGGATGACTGGGAAAGCCCGACACTCGGCGCCTGGGGGCTGGGCTGGGAAGTCTGGTGTGATGGCATGGAAGTGAGCCAGTTTACTTACTTTCAGCAGGTCGGCGGGTTTGACTGCAAGCCGGTGATGGGCGAACTGACCTACGGGCTCGAGCGCCTGGCCATGTATATCCAGGGTGTGGACAATGTTTACGATCTGGACTGGAACGGGCTGCCGGAATCTGAGGGGGGCGTCAAATACGGCGATGTGTTCCTGCAGAGCGAAAAGGAATTTTCCGCCTATAATTTTGAAATTGCCAATACGGAAATGCTGTTCAGCCATTTTGCGGATGCGGAAAAGGAATGCGCCGATATCCTGCGTCAGGGTGTGGAAGACGGTAAATATTATCCGTTGCCGGCTTACGATCAGTGCATCAAGGCCAGCCATGTGTTTAACCTGCTGGATGCGCGCGGCGTGATCAGCGTGACCGAACGCCAGGCCTATATCGGCCGGGTGCGCGCTTTGGCCAAGGCTTGTTGCGAGGCTTACCTCAAATCCATCGGCGAGGGAGAGGCATAA
- the glyS gene encoding glycine--tRNA ligase subunit beta — protein MADFLLELFSEEIPARMQQKAAGDLKRLVTAKLDEASLSYDKATAYVTVRRLTLHIEGLASEQPDVSEERRGPRADAPEKAIEGFLKGAGVTRDQVEVREEKKGTFLYAVIEKKGRAASDVIAEFLPDLIRTFPWPKSQRWGTGSLRWVRPLHSVLCLLDGAVVGFDLGDGLTSSNTTRGHRFLAPEVFEVSSFADYRDRLGQAFVVLDTDVRKEKILFEAKALAESAGLELLDDPALVDEVAGLAEYPVILMGEFDKAFLDVPQEALTSAMRSHQKYFSLVDGAGKLANKFVFVSNMKTDDHGAKIIDGNQRVLRARLADTKFFWDQDLKTIREGGFEVLNNKLRDIVFHEKLGNVGDRVSRLVNHSAWIAKAIDADKEEAARAAALCKADLVSGMVGEFPELQGLMGKYYAEALDENSEVANAIAAHYSPKGPSDECPSELVSVAVALAEKLDTLIGFFMIGEIPTGSKDPFALRRAALGVIRLIVENKLRLSLFEVMDLSGQWSNLKAQDFVTDEKPREAVPPRIMDFFADRLKVHLREEGVRHDLISAVFALKDEKGRAEDDLVRLLARVDALKNFLETEDGTNLLAGYKRAVNIVKIEEKKDGVSHDGAPTAGTQTEETELFNCLGQVSGAVKAAVDAEQFEEAMTQLATLRRPIDAFFDEVTVNSENSGERENRLRILSQIRQTMNLVADFSNIEG, from the coding sequence ATGGCTGACTTTCTGCTTGAACTGTTTTCCGAGGAAATTCCCGCCCGCATGCAGCAGAAGGCGGCCGGTGACCTGAAACGTCTGGTCACCGCTAAACTGGATGAAGCAAGCCTTTCCTATGACAAGGCCACCGCCTATGTGACCGTGCGCCGCCTGACCCTGCATATCGAGGGACTGGCCAGCGAACAGCCGGACGTGTCCGAAGAACGCCGAGGCCCGCGCGCCGATGCGCCGGAAAAGGCCATTGAAGGATTCCTCAAGGGCGCCGGTGTGACCCGCGACCAGGTCGAGGTCCGCGAAGAGAAAAAAGGCACCTTCCTTTATGCGGTGATCGAGAAGAAAGGCCGGGCGGCAAGCGATGTTATCGCCGAATTCCTGCCGGACCTGATCCGCACATTCCCCTGGCCCAAGTCCCAGCGCTGGGGCACAGGATCATTGCGCTGGGTGCGTCCGCTGCACAGCGTGCTGTGTCTGCTGGATGGCGCCGTGGTCGGCTTTGATCTGGGTGATGGGCTGACAAGCAGTAACACGACACGCGGCCATCGCTTTCTGGCGCCGGAGGTTTTCGAGGTTTCGTCCTTTGCCGATTATCGGGACAGGCTGGGCCAGGCCTTTGTGGTGCTGGATACTGACGTCCGCAAGGAAAAAATCCTGTTTGAAGCAAAAGCCCTGGCCGAAAGCGCCGGGCTTGAGCTGCTCGACGATCCGGCGCTTGTGGACGAAGTGGCGGGCCTTGCCGAATATCCGGTCATCCTGATGGGTGAGTTTGACAAAGCATTCCTCGATGTGCCGCAGGAGGCGCTGACCAGCGCCATGCGCAGTCACCAGAAATATTTCTCCCTTGTCGACGGCGCGGGCAAGCTCGCCAATAAATTCGTCTTCGTCTCTAACATGAAGACAGACGATCATGGCGCCAAAATTATCGACGGCAACCAGCGGGTGCTGCGTGCCCGTCTGGCCGATACCAAATTCTTCTGGGACCAGGACCTGAAAACAATCCGCGAAGGTGGTTTTGAGGTTCTTAACAATAAATTGCGTGATATCGTTTTTCACGAAAAATTGGGCAATGTTGGTGATCGTGTTTCTCGCCTTGTGAATCATTCAGCATGGATTGCGAAAGCTATTGATGCGGATAAAGAAGAGGCTGCGCGTGCGGCTGCACTCTGTAAGGCTGATCTGGTCAGCGGTATGGTCGGTGAATTCCCTGAGCTTCAGGGATTGATGGGTAAATATTATGCTGAGGCATTGGACGAAAATTCTGAGGTAGCTAATGCTATTGCAGCACATTATTCACCTAAAGGTCCAAGCGATGAATGTCCGTCCGAATTGGTGAGCGTCGCAGTAGCTCTGGCAGAAAAACTGGATACACTAATCGGCTTCTTTATGATCGGTGAAATACCAACAGGTTCAAAAGACCCGTTTGCATTACGTCGTGCAGCACTTGGAGTTATTCGTTTAATTGTGGAGAACAAGCTTCGTTTGAGTTTGTTCGAGGTTATGGATCTGTCAGGTCAGTGGAGCAACCTCAAGGCGCAAGATTTTGTAACTGATGAAAAACCACGTGAAGCTGTTCCTCCGAGAATTATGGACTTCTTTGCCGATCGTCTCAAGGTGCATCTGCGTGAGGAAGGGGTCCGCCACGACCTGATTTCCGCCGTTTTTGCCCTCAAGGATGAAAAAGGTCGGGCGGAAGATGATCTCGTTAGGCTTTTGGCAAGGGTTGATGCGTTAAAGAATTTCCTTGAGACCGAGGATGGGACCAACCTGCTGGCCGGGTACAAGCGGGCGGTGAATATCGTCAAGATCGAGGAAAAGAAAGACGGCGTTTCCCACGACGGCGCGCCCACTGCGGGCACCCAGACGGAAGAAACGGAATTATTCAATTGTCTCGGACAGGTGTCCGGGGCGGTCAAAGCCGCTGTTGACGCGGAACAATTCGAAGAGGCCATGACGCAGCTTGCCACATTGCGTCGGCCTATTGATGCTTTCTTCGATGAAGTAACAGTCAACAGCGAAAATTCGGGAGAGCGGGAGAACCGGTTGCGGATTCTGTCGCAGATCCGGCAGACCATGAATCTGGTCGCGGATTTTTCAAACATTGAAGGTTAA
- the ppdK gene encoding pyruvate, phosphate dikinase — protein MTKWVYTFGDGKAEGEASMKNLLGGKGANLAEMSNLGLPVPPGFTITTEVCTAFYENNRNYPEDLAGQVEDALKAVEKTVGAKFGDAQNPLLVSVRSGARVSMPGMMDTVLNLGLNDVTVQGLAKQAGDERFAYDSYRRFIQMYSDVVLGVDHYLFEELLEIHKEENGYILDTELDASDWKSLAEAFKKKAEEELGKPFPQDVNEQLWGAVNAVFGSWQIERAKTYRRLHNIPENWGTAVNVQSMVFGNMGETSATGVAFTRDPSTGENAFYGEYLINAQGEDVVAGIRTPQNLTKVSREAAGSDKPSMEESMNGVYNELADVFRKLEAHYRDMQDIEFTVQKGKLWILQTRSGKRTAKAALKIAVDMARDGVINEQEAVLRVEPAALDQLLHPTLDPDAVRDVLTTGLPASPGAACGIVVFTADEAEELAKQGKDVILVRVETSPEDIHGMHAAKGILTSRGGMTSHAAVVARGMGRPCVSGAGHLHINQAEGVIRVAGREVKLHETITIDGSTGEVMFGAVDTVQPELSGDFGILMEWADANRRLKVRTNAETPLDAKTAREFGAEGIGLCRTEHMFFDADRIISVRQMILAENEAGRRAALDKILPYQKADFVELFTIMQGLPVTVRLLDPPLHEFLPQEEDDFADVAAVTGVSVADLKIRAEELHEFNPMLGHRGCRLGISYPEIYEMQARAIIEAALQVAKDSGQPVVPEIMIPLVGSRKELEILKAKVCAVADGIIASSGAKLDYMVGTMIELPRAALQAGEIAHEAEFFSFGTNDLTQTTYGISRDDSAHFLDDYIRAGIFEQDPFVTIDQEGVGELVKIAAERGRATRSNIKLGICGEHGGDPASVEFCHGVGLDYVSCSPYRVPIARLAAAQAALKEKA, from the coding sequence ATGACGAAATGGGTCTATACATTCGGTGACGGAAAAGCGGAAGGCGAAGCCTCCATGAAGAACCTCCTCGGAGGGAAGGGCGCCAACCTTGCGGAAATGTCAAATCTGGGACTTCCGGTGCCGCCGGGCTTTACCATTACCACCGAAGTATGTACTGCATTTTACGAGAATAACCGGAATTATCCGGAAGACCTGGCCGGTCAGGTGGAGGATGCCCTGAAAGCGGTTGAAAAGACTGTTGGGGCCAAATTCGGCGATGCGCAAAATCCGCTGCTGGTCTCCGTTCGTTCCGGCGCCCGGGTTTCCATGCCCGGCATGATGGACACGGTCCTCAACCTGGGCCTCAATGATGTGACCGTGCAGGGACTGGCGAAACAGGCCGGAGATGAACGTTTCGCCTATGACAGTTATCGCCGTTTTATCCAGATGTATTCCGATGTGGTGCTGGGTGTTGACCATTACCTGTTCGAGGAACTGCTGGAAATCCACAAGGAAGAAAACGGCTATATCCTGGATACGGAACTGGATGCATCCGACTGGAAATCCCTGGCCGAGGCCTTCAAGAAAAAAGCCGAGGAAGAGCTCGGCAAGCCGTTCCCGCAGGATGTCAACGAACAGCTCTGGGGCGCGGTCAACGCCGTGTTCGGGTCCTGGCAGATCGAGCGGGCCAAGACCTACCGCCGCCTGCATAATATTCCCGAAAACTGGGGGACTGCGGTCAACGTTCAGTCCATGGTGTTTGGCAACATGGGGGAAACCTCCGCCACCGGCGTGGCCTTTACCCGTGATCCGTCCACCGGCGAAAACGCCTTTTACGGTGAATATCTGATCAACGCCCAGGGCGAGGATGTGGTAGCCGGTATACGGACCCCGCAGAACCTGACCAAAGTGTCCCGCGAAGCCGCCGGTTCCGACAAACCGTCCATGGAAGAAAGCATGAACGGCGTTTATAATGAACTGGCCGATGTGTTTCGCAAGCTGGAAGCTCACTATCGCGACATGCAGGACATCGAGTTCACCGTCCAGAAGGGTAAACTGTGGATCCTGCAGACCCGTTCCGGCAAAAGAACCGCGAAAGCAGCGTTGAAAATTGCCGTCGATATGGCCCGCGACGGTGTGATCAATGAACAGGAAGCCGTGCTGCGGGTGGAACCTGCTGCGCTGGACCAGCTTTTGCACCCGACCCTTGACCCCGATGCGGTGCGTGACGTTCTGACCACCGGCCTGCCGGCCTCTCCGGGCGCGGCCTGCGGTATCGTTGTCTTTACCGCCGATGAGGCAGAGGAACTGGCCAAGCAGGGCAAGGATGTGATCCTGGTCCGGGTGGAAACCAGTCCCGAGGACATTCACGGCATGCATGCGGCGAAAGGTATCCTGACCTCCCGCGGCGGCATGACGTCACATGCGGCTGTGGTCGCCCGCGGCATGGGCCGTCCCTGCGTTTCCGGCGCCGGCCATCTGCATATCAACCAGGCCGAGGGTGTGATCCGGGTTGCCGGTCGCGAGGTAAAACTGCATGAAACCATCACCATCGACGGCAGCACCGGCGAAGTGATGTTCGGCGCCGTGGATACGGTGCAGCCGGAACTTTCCGGTGATTTCGGTATCCTGATGGAGTGGGCCGACGCCAACCGTCGCCTGAAGGTGCGGACCAATGCGGAAACCCCGCTGGATGCGAAAACCGCCCGTGAATTCGGGGCTGAAGGTATCGGTCTGTGCCGGACCGAGCATATGTTCTTTGATGCCGACCGTATCATTTCCGTGCGCCAGATGATCCTGGCGGAAAATGAAGCCGGCCGCCGGGCCGCGCTGGACAAGATCCTGCCGTACCAGAAAGCGGATTTTGTCGAACTGTTCACCATCATGCAGGGCCTGCCGGTGACCGTGCGTCTGCTGGACCCGCCGCTGCATGAATTCCTGCCCCAGGAAGAAGATGATTTTGCCGATGTGGCCGCCGTGACCGGCGTGTCTGTGGCTGATCTGAAAATCCGGGCGGAAGAGCTGCATGAATTCAACCCGATGCTTGGCCATCGCGGCTGCCGTCTTGGTATTTCCTACCCGGAAATTTACGAGATGCAGGCCCGCGCCATCATCGAGGCCGCCCTGCAGGTAGCCAAAGACAGCGGTCAGCCGGTGGTGCCGGAAATCATGATCCCGCTGGTCGGCAGCCGCAAGGAACTGGAAATCCTGAAAGCCAAGGTCTGCGCCGTGGCGGACGGCATTATTGCCAGCTCCGGCGCCAAGCTGGACTATATGGTCGGCACCATGATCGAACTGCCGCGGGCTGCCCTGCAGGCCGGTGAGATTGCCCATGAAGCGGAATTCTTCAGCTTCGGCACCAACGACCTGACCCAGACCACCTACGGCATCAGCCGTGACGACAGCGCCCACTTCCTGGATGATTACATCCGGGCCGGTATCTTTGAACAGGATCCCTTTGTCACCATCGACCAGGAAGGCGTCGGCGAACTGGTGAAGATCGCCGCTGAACGCGGCCGGGCGACACGCAGTAACATCAAGCTGGGGATCTGCGGTGAACATGGCGGTGATCCGGCGTCTGTGGAATTCTGCCACGGCGTCGGTCTGGACTATGTGTCCTGTTCCCCTTACCGGGTGCCGATTGCCCGTCTGGCTGCCGCCCAGGCTGCGCTCAAAGAAAAGGCATAA
- a CDS encoding OsmC family protein, which yields MKKEVTVSWAGKMTFIGEAASGNTLTMDAGKANGGLGLGHSPMDLLLMGAGGCASIDVVMILQKGRQELVDCVCQVSGTRAEEMPKVYTDIHMHFVVSGKDLKEASVKRAVELSMTKYCSASLTLAKAAKLTYDWEVKEA from the coding sequence ATGAAAAAGGAAGTCACAGTCTCCTGGGCCGGTAAAATGACCTTTATCGGCGAGGCCGCCTCCGGCAATACCCTGACCATGGATGCCGGCAAGGCCAATGGCGGACTTGGCCTCGGCCACAGCCCCATGGATCTTCTGCTGATGGGGGCCGGTGGCTGCGCCAGTATCGACGTTGTCATGATCCTGCAGAAAGGCCGTCAGGAACTGGTGGATTGTGTCTGTCAGGTCTCTGGTACCCGTGCCGAGGAAATGCCCAAGGTCTATACGGATATTCATATGCATTTCGTCGTCAGCGGCAAGGACCTCAAGGAGGCGTCTGTCAAGCGGGCGGTGGAGCTGTCCATGACCAAATATTGTTCCGCTTCGCTGACGCTGGCCAAGGCCGCCAAACTGACCTATGATTGGGAAGTAAAAGAAGCCTGA
- the meaB gene encoding methylmalonyl Co-A mutase-associated GTPase MeaB, with translation MNKSASFPQTIEELRAGGKAAMARALAAIEHSPDDDRVITLLDQAWRHPHGHVLGLTGPPGVGKSTLISALIANWRKAGKTVGVIAVDPSSRKTGGALLGDRTRLVTDPEDEGIFIRSMAARSRLGGLAGLTAPAMTLMRAVYDIVLVETVGVGQSETDVASVADTVVFCIQPGSGDSLQFMKAGIMEIPHIMVVTKADTGAKAERAKADVSGALGLSDAGHDGWQVPVLKLSADSGEGLAELVTAVDNHAVWLRETGELDRSRREQGQSWLKDMVREKYGTEGLKKAGDRLVLEADQSPFRKGKELFRLL, from the coding sequence ATGAATAAATCAGCCTCATTTCCCCAGACCATCGAAGAGCTCAGGGCTGGCGGCAAAGCCGCCATGGCCCGGGCCCTGGCTGCTATCGAACATTCCCCCGATGATGACCGTGTGATCACCCTGCTGGATCAGGCCTGGCGCCATCCTCATGGACATGTGCTCGGACTGACCGGTCCGCCCGGCGTCGGAAAATCCACCCTGATCAGCGCCCTGATTGCAAACTGGCGCAAGGCCGGAAAAACCGTTGGTGTTATTGCTGTCGATCCCAGCAGCCGCAAGACCGGCGGCGCTCTTCTTGGCGACCGCACCCGTCTGGTCACCGATCCGGAAGATGAAGGTATCTTTATCCGTTCCATGGCGGCGCGCAGCCGACTTGGCGGTCTGGCCGGCCTGACGGCGCCGGCCATGACCCTGATGCGGGCAGTCTATGACATTGTCCTGGTGGAAACCGTGGGTGTCGGCCAGTCTGAAACCGATGTGGCGTCGGTGGCCGATACGGTGGTCTTCTGCATCCAGCCCGGTTCCGGCGACAGCCTGCAGTTCATGAAGGCCGGTATTATGGAAATCCCCCATATCATGGTGGTGACAAAGGCGGATACGGGCGCGAAGGCGGAGCGGGCCAAAGCCGATGTTTCCGGTGCTCTTGGTCTTTCCGACGCCGGCCATGACGGCTGGCAGGTGCCGGTCCTGAAGCTCAGCGCCGATAGTGGCGAGGGACTCGCAGAGCTTGTCACTGCGGTGGACAACCATGCGGTCTGGCTGCGCGAGACTGGTGAACTTGACAGAAGCCGCCGGGAACAGGGGCAAAGCTGGCTCAAGGATATGGTACGGGAAAAATACGGCACCGAAGGATTGAAAAAGGCCGGCGACCGGCTGGTGCTGGAGGCGGATCAGTCGCCGTTTCGTAAGGGGAAAGAACTTTTCAGGCTGTTGTGA
- a CDS encoding 3-hydroxybutyrate dehydrogenase — MGKIMQPDVLKGKNAVITGSTSGIGLGMARALADSGANVMINGLGDAGEIEATRAAIQSDYAVTALYDGANMMNGDEITAMVRRAEAELGSVDILINNAGIQFVSAIDEFPADKWEAIISINMVSNFHAIKAALPGMKARNQGRIINLASAHGLVASPFKSAYVAAKHGVLGLTKSVALEIAETGITCNAICPGYVRTPLVDGQIRDQAKAHNMSEEQVIRDVILAAQPNKRFVEVEELGQLAVFLCTDAAQSFNGASLPVEGGWTAR, encoded by the coding sequence ATGGGCAAGATCATGCAACCGGATGTCTTAAAAGGAAAAAATGCCGTCATCACCGGCTCGACGAGCGGTATCGGCCTCGGCATGGCACGGGCACTGGCCGACTCAGGGGCAAATGTAATGATCAACGGCCTTGGTGATGCCGGTGAAATAGAAGCCACGCGGGCCGCCATTCAAAGCGATTATGCAGTAACCGCCCTCTATGACGGCGCCAACATGATGAACGGCGACGAAATCACTGCCATGGTGCGGCGGGCCGAAGCGGAACTCGGCAGCGTGGATATCCTGATCAATAATGCCGGCATCCAGTTTGTCTCCGCCATTGACGAATTTCCCGCAGACAAATGGGAAGCCATTATTTCCATCAACATGGTGTCCAATTTCCATGCCATCAAGGCCGCCCTTCCCGGCATGAAAGCCCGCAACCAGGGCCGGATCATTAACCTGGCCAGCGCCCACGGGCTTGTCGCCTCCCCCTTCAAGTCGGCCTATGTCGCGGCCAAACACGGCGTACTCGGCCTGACCAAATCGGTGGCGCTGGAGATTGCCGAAACAGGCATTACCTGCAACGCCATCTGTCCCGGCTATGTACGCACCCCTCTGGTCGACGGCCAGATCAGAGACCAGGCCAAGGCCCACAATATGAGCGAGGAACAGGTCATCCGGGACGTGATTCTGGCTGCCCAGCCCAATAAACGCTTTGTCGAGGTTGAAGAACTGGGACAGCTTGCCGTCTTTCTGTGCACTGACGCCGCCCAGAGCTTCAATGGCGCAAGTCTGCCTGTGGAAGGCGGCTGGACGGCCCGTTAA
- a CDS encoding polyhydroxyalkanoate depolymerase: MYEFQHTLFAPARYMVDLTQQSLENPMNPLSYMPGAKQIVAACDVMELLTRRYGKPKFGLDTTLIDEIPIEVIEHDVMRKTFCHLKHFERSADVNNDPRLLIVAPLSGHYATLLRGTVEAMLPDHDVYITDWQDSRNIALYEGSFDLDDYIDYVIEFLEFLGPNTHVLAVCQPSVPVLAAAAIMSAEDNPCVPASMTLMGGPIDTRKSPTVVNELSYKRSMDWFERHAIHTVPWPNIGTMRKVYPGFLQLSAFMNMNLEDHIGAHRKMFDHLVEGDDESADKTRMFYEEYLAVMDLPAEFYLQTIREVFKRHSLPRGKLVSRGRPVKCEAITKTALMTVEGELDDISGIGQTKAAQNICTGLPKEMKQHYEQKSVGHYGIFNGRKWKNHIAPKVKEFILKHNQD, translated from the coding sequence ATGTACGAGTTCCAACACACATTGTTCGCGCCTGCGAGATATATGGTTGATCTGACGCAGCAGAGTCTTGAAAATCCCATGAATCCCCTTTCATATATGCCGGGCGCCAAACAGATCGTCGCAGCCTGCGATGTGATGGAACTTCTGACCCGCCGTTACGGCAAACCGAAATTCGGTCTGGACACCACTCTGATCGACGAGATTCCCATCGAAGTGATCGAGCATGATGTGATGCGCAAGACATTCTGCCATCTGAAGCATTTTGAGCGATCTGCGGATGTCAACAACGATCCCCGTCTGCTGATTGTGGCTCCCCTTTCCGGGCATTATGCTACTCTTCTCAGGGGGACAGTTGAGGCCATGCTGCCGGATCATGATGTCTATATCACCGACTGGCAGGACAGCCGGAACATTGCCCTTTATGAGGGCTCTTTTGATCTGGATGACTATATCGATTATGTGATCGAGTTCCTGGAGTTTCTGGGGCCAAATACACATGTGCTGGCGGTTTGCCAGCCTTCGGTGCCTGTACTGGCGGCGGCCGCCATTATGTCGGCGGAGGATAATCCCTGTGTGCCGGCAAGCATGACCCTGATGGGTGGCCCGATTGATACCCGCAAAAGTCCGACTGTGGTCAATGAGCTCAGCTACAAACGATCAATGGACTGGTTCGAACGCCATGCGATTCACACCGTACCCTGGCCAAATATCGGCACGATGCGCAAGGTTTATCCGGGGTTTCTGCAGCTCTCAGCCTTTATGAATATGAACCTGGAAGACCATATCGGTGCACACCGCAAGATGTTTGACCACCTTGTGGAAGGTGATGATGAAAGTGCCGACAAGACCAGGATGTTTTACGAGGAATATCTGGCAGTGATGGATCTGCCGGCGGAATTCTATCTGCAGACCATTCGCGAGGTCTTTAAAAGACATTCCCTGCCCAGAGGAAAATTGGTTTCCCGCGGGCGCCCGGTCAAGTGTGAAGCGATCACCAAGACCGCTCTTATGACGGTTGAGGGTGAACTGGATGATATCTCGGGTATCGGTCAGACGAAAGCCGCCCAGAATATCTGTACCGGCCTGCCCAAAGAAATGAAGCAGCATTATGAACAGAAATCTGTCGGTCATTACGGCATCTTTAACGGCCGTAAATGGAAAAACCACATTGCACCAAAAGTAAAAGAGTTTATCCTTAAGCATAATCAGGACTAG